GGTTGGTGTTGACCTAGTTCTTTCCGGCCACGACCACATCTACACCCGCACTCACCTGATGGAAGGTACCGTCCCGCAGAAACCAGAGACTCTACCGGCGATCGGCGACCGCCTCGTCCCAACAGATGGCCAGGTTCTGTATGTCACCTCGACGACCTCCAGCGGATCGAAGTACTACAACTTCCACGACCAGCAGGGTGGCGAGCGAGCGAACCTCACCCGCGATGCCGTCGCAGGCACCGACTCCGAGCTGCCCACTACTGCGTTCTGGGCGCAGGATTACACCCCGGATTTCTCCAATATTCAGATCTCACCTTCAGAGCTCACCGTCACCACTCACAACGTGTACTCCCCGGAGCTTGTCGACGAAGTCACGATCTCGAAGGAGGGCACCCCGGCTCCGACGACCCCGGGAGCAACGATCCAACCGGTAGCCGAGGATCCATCGGCGCTGCAGGCAAAGCTAGCTCAGTTCGGTATCTCCCAGGACCGCCTGTTGGATTGGCTCAAAGAAGTCTTGGTCGCTGGCAACGGCTCAATCGCGGTGTTGGTCCCCTACTACCGGCAGATTCTGAACTTCTTCGGGGCTCGATTCTAATTTCACTAGGCTGGGGCGCATGACTGTCCCAGTAGAAATCATCACCTCGCGCGCGGTTCCGCTTGGCGGTCCCCGCGGGATGACCGTTCACCGCACCCTCCCCCAGCGCCAGCGCTCATTGATCGGCGCCTGGTGTTTCGCGGATCACTACGGACCCGACGACGTCTCGGTCACTGGCGGTATGGATGTAGCACCACATCCCCACACGGGTTTACAGACCGTTTCGTGGTTATTTGAAGGCAACATCACCCACCATGATTCCGGCGGAAACCATGCCGTGGTCGTTCCAGGCGAGGTCAATCTCATGACCGCAGGTTCAGGCATCTGCCATTCCGAGGTCACCACCCAGGACACCACAACGCTCCACGGCGTACAGCTGTGGACAGTGCTTCCCGACGACGCGCGCCACGGCCCACGCCTGTTTGAGAATCACGCGCCCAATCGAGTCCGACGCGAAGGCGCCGAGATCCTCACCTTCGTCGGCACGCTCGCCGGGGAAACATCACCCGTGACCGTGTTTACCCCGATGGTCGGCGCTGAGATCACACTTGACCCTTCATCTTCGGTCACCCTCGAAGTCGACGCTACCTTTGAGCATGGGTTGCTAGTCGACTCTGGAGAAATCACATTTGAAGATGTAGCGGTGCAACCAACCGAATTAGCTTATACGGGCGTCGGGGCTGACGCATTGACTATCACCAACACTGCACCGCACGCCGCGAAGCTCATTTTGATCGGTGGCACACCGTTTGAAGAAGAAATCGTGATGTGGTGGAACTTCATCGGTCGAAACAGCGGCGAAGTTGAAAGCTATCGCGAGGAATGGCAGTCCCAGTCGGAACGTTTTGGAAAGACGCTGGGCTATATCGGCCATGATCCACAAGGTCGCCCGTGGCTTCCCGCACCGCGATTTCCAATAATCGCGGTGAAACCACGCGAAAACCCTGCACCGGTCGCGCGCCCAGAACTTCGAATTAATTAGCCTCTCAACCAAAGGAGTAAGCGACATGAGCGAAAAGACACCACACGGCCCATACCTTGACAAATTCTTTCCTGCCGTCTACCGCGCGCAAAGTGGCGTGGTCGCCCACATGAACAAAATTTACCCGGAAGTAGACCTTCCCGAATCCCTCATCGAGCTGGTCAGTGTTCGCGCAAGCCAACTTAATGGTTGCAGCGCTTGTCTCTCGATCCACGCTCCGGCGGCCCGGCGCGCCGGCGTCTCGGAAGGAAAACTTGATATCTTGCCGTCGTGGCGCGAATCGCCCGACTACTTCAGCGAGCAAGAGCTTGCAGCGCTTGACCTTACGGAAGAGCTGACGCTGTTGCCACCTGGTCGTCGTCACGCAGATGCCGCTTTGCGGGCATGCAAGGTACTCGCCGAGGAGCAAGTTGCTGCACTTGAGTGGGCGATTATTTTGATCAACACGTTCAACCGCATCTCCATCGCCTCGGGGCATCCGCCAATGAGCAAGATCTAGCGTTGTCCCCGAACAAGAAAATCCCCCGCCGTTTGGCAGGGGATTTCGTCGTTAAGCGACTACTTGTTTGGGAACCAGATTGCGATCTCGCGCTCTGCGGACTCTGGAGAGTCGGAGCCGTGGACGACGTTCTCACCGACGGTCAGTGCGAAGTCGCCGCGGATGGTGCCAGGGGTTGCCCTGGACACTGGGTCGGTGCCACCAGCGAGCTGACGCCATGCTTCGATTGCACGCTCACCTTCAACGATGCCTGCAACCAGTGGTGCGGAGGTGATGAAATCAACCAGCTCGCCAAAGAATGGCTTGTCCTGGTGCTCAGCGTAGTGCTGCTCAGCAGTCTCGCGGTCTGCGGTGCGCAGGTCCATTTCGACGAGCTTGAGGCCCTTGCGCTCGATGCGGGAGATGATTTCGCCAACGTGGCCGTTTGCAACACCGTCTGGCTTGATAAGGATGAGTGTACGTTCAGTCATGTTTCAATACCCTACCTAATGCTCCTTGTGTGCGCTGGCTCAAGGGGGGAAAGTTTCTTCCTGCGGCAATGCAGATCTAGGCCGCTGGGTTTTCGCCGGTGAGACTTCCGTCCTCGTTGCGGTATTGCAGCGCTTCTGGATGGGTTTCGCGCCACGGCCGGTAGGTAGCGTTGGAAGAGAAGATACTTCCATCGCCGTTTGTAATCTCGATGACGGTATCCAGTGGTTCTCCCGCCCAGAAACGGCGCTCGTATTCATCTATCTTGTCGCGCATGAGCTGGATGGCGGCATCCGCATCTTCTGGTGTAGCTGCGGACTCAAAGCTCTCCTCAGGGTGATCGAAATTCATCGTGCGGGTGTCGATGCCTGTTCCGTAGTCAGACACCACGATCCAGAATGAACGGTTATACGACTGGTCAATTGTGTGTCCGTCTGGCGCGAGGCTCCAAAGCGAGCCATCGTCAATCATGCCCTGATAGTAGAGGTAACGCCCGGAGACGTGGTCGACCATCTCCTGGTACCCAGGACGGGAGCTAAGCTTCACGCGGTCAGGGCTGTCGTTGTACAAATCGTACTTGCGCAGTGGATCTTCCATTGGGGTTGCCGACTCCACCCTGTATTGATCCGGCAGTGGTGGAAGGACGGGCATGTCTGGGCGCTCCCATTCTTCAACGTCTTCAGCTTCGGGATCGCCCGCCTCAGGGCCTTCAGCAAAGTCTCCTAGCGAGCCACTGTCATCGGCACCGGTGGCCTCTGCTGGAGTCTCCCCCGAGTTAGGATCGACCGAGGTGCTCTCCGTGTTGTCCGCCGCAGTCGAATTGCCTGTGCCACTATTCGATGAATAGACAATGGCGCCCAAAAGCAGGGCAAGAGAAATGATGAACGCAACAATTGCTCCGGCCAAGGCAATCGTCGTTGTGCTTCTCTTCATTAGTCCAGTTCCTTCACTACTCGCTGGGCATCTTCCGCCGATGCATACCTAAACCACAGATGCACCTGCCGGATCGCCCCGGATTCGTTTCCTTCGCTCTTTAAAGTCCGCAGCGTGTCCTTTTGTTCCTCTGTGAGAACAATCTCTTCGGGACCCCGCTCCTGAGCTGTCTTGACAAAACCCAGAATGAGGAATGCGGCAGCAACAATGAGGACAATCCAGACCTGCCACAGTGGCTGTGCGGTCCATCGCAAGACGATGGCGGCGATAGTAAACAGTGCTGCTACGGCGAAAGATAGGTTGCGCATAGGCCATACAGTAGTGAACCCTTGGCAACATTTCTCCCCGAATACGTGGGCTTTTCTACCGTTGCCTCGGCAAAAGTTACTCTGACAACACGTTGTTGCGTCAAACTTGATAAACTCTCAGTGAACTCAGATACTTAGAGAAGCTCCGTATAAACTTCTTAGAGAGGTCCGTCGTGAAGACCAATCTTTTCCGCGCCCGCACCGCACTTGCCGCAGCCGTCACTGCGGCTGTCGTCAGCACTAGCTTTGTCGTGCCAACTCAAGCTTTCGCCCAAGCCGACGATGCTCCCCTACCAGGCCATGTGCTCGTCGGGGTCGGTACAGACGAGACCGAGGTCATCTTGTCGTGGACCTCGGTTTCCGACGACGTTGCCAACCAGCAGGTGCAGGTAGCACCCGCTTCCGCTGGGCTTAGTCGCAATACTGAATCAATCGATGCCCGCTCAGCCGGTAGCGCTGACAAGGGGCTCTTCGGTTACGCGGCGACTGTATCTGACCTCAAGCCGAGCACAGAATACGTCTACCGCATCGGCGATGGCGAGCACTGGGGAGAAGAGCATCGTTTTACCACCGGTTCTGGGGCCGACGATTGGAAAATGCTGTTCTTCGGTGATCCGCAAATCGGAGCTGACGACATCGAGCGCGATGGCAAGGCGTGGCACACCGTCACCGACCAAGCCCTGAAAAACAACGCGGACGCGGAGCTCTTAGTCACCGGTGGCGACCACGTAGACAACAAGAACCATAACCGCGACGGCTACGACCAGCTTTTCCACGCAAACGCGCTGAATTCGGTGCCCACCGCTGCAAACCGCGGCAACGACGACACCCGAGTGGAACCATTTGGCAGCTACTTCGTCCGCCCCAATGTTGACCCTGAAGGAAACTACTTCTTCCATCACAACAACGCGCTCATCGTCTCGTTGGACACTAGTGCAACGAATACTCCAAGCATCGAAGCAGATCGCCAGTTTGTTCACGATGTAGTCACCCGTGAGGGTGCCTCGGCGGATTGGGTCATCGTCACCTTCCACCACTCGCTGTACTCCGAAGGTGCGCACAAAAACGATCCTGAGATCAATCGCCTCCGTGATGCCCTCGCCCCGACTTTTTCCGAGGTTGGAGTGGATTTGGTTCTTTCCGGGCATGACCATTCCTACAGCCGTTCGCACTTGATCGATGGCACAACCCCGAATATCCCGAACGAGCTTGCCGCGCCTGGCGATGCGTTCCATCAGGGCGATAGTGAAGTCTTGTACATCACCGCGAACTCGTCCACCGGATCACAGTTCTACGACCTGCACGATAACGATGGAAAAGCGCACCCAGAGGCGACTGTCGATCAGATGCGGGCCGAAGGGTGGACTCGCCACACCACCGCGTTTGCGCAACAGGACTACTCCCCAGACTATTCGCAGATCACTATCACAGCGGACACCTTGAAGGTATCTACGCGCAACGCTGCGGATGATTCCATTATCGACGAAGTCACCCTGAGCAAGAATCCGGTCCCGGTGCCCGAAGGCACGTTGTCTCCTGAAGAGGCCCAGAAGAACATCGCAAGCAGCCGAGCCAGCATGGCGTTTGCAACTGTGATTGCCATGATCAGTGGTGTCGCTTTGCTCCTAGCTGCGCCGATCCTGCAGGCAGCAAACGGCTTCCGCTTGGACATCCGCGATGTCGGTGAAATCAGTGTGAATAAGGACTCTGGCTCGTCTTTCAAAAAGCACTAAACCGCTTGAGCAATAAAAGCTAGGTGCTTCTCAACGATGTCAATGTCGGTGTGCTGATACAGCATTCGGGCGCCGACAACGTCCTCGATCTCATTGACCACCCATGCACCATCGTGGGAGATGAAATCCACCCCAATCAGCCCGGTGGCCAGCAGAGGCGCACTTTCGATAACAGTCTTGATGTGCGCGCGCTCAGTCGTCGATAAGCAATAGTGCTCTGCTTTGCCCCCAAGGCTGAAGTTAGAGCGGAAGTCACGGTCCGAGGTGCGCAGCATCGTCGCCAAGATCTCGCCTCCAAGTAGATATACTCGCAGGTCAACGCCCGGGGTGTCG
The Corynebacterium breve genome window above contains:
- a CDS encoding carboxymuconolactone decarboxylase family protein, which translates into the protein MSEKTPHGPYLDKFFPAVYRAQSGVVAHMNKIYPEVDLPESLIELVSVRASQLNGCSACLSIHAPAARRAGVSEGKLDILPSWRESPDYFSEQELAALDLTEELTLLPPGRRHADAALRACKVLAEEQVAALEWAIILINTFNRISIASGHPPMSKI
- a CDS encoding pirin family protein, translating into MTVPVEIITSRAVPLGGPRGMTVHRTLPQRQRSLIGAWCFADHYGPDDVSVTGGMDVAPHPHTGLQTVSWLFEGNITHHDSGGNHAVVVPGEVNLMTAGSGICHSEVTTQDTTTLHGVQLWTVLPDDARHGPRLFENHAPNRVRREGAEILTFVGTLAGETSPVTVFTPMVGAEITLDPSSSVTLEVDATFEHGLLVDSGEITFEDVAVQPTELAYTGVGADALTITNTAPHAAKLILIGGTPFEEEIVMWWNFIGRNSGEVESYREEWQSQSERFGKTLGYIGHDPQGRPWLPAPRFPIIAVKPRENPAPVARPELRIN
- the ndk gene encoding nucleoside-diphosphate kinase, which gives rise to MTERTLILIKPDGVANGHVGEIISRIERKGLKLVEMDLRTADRETAEQHYAEHQDKPFFGELVDFITSAPLVAGIVEGERAIEAWRQLAGGTDPVSRATPGTIRGDFALTVGENVVHGSDSPESAEREIAIWFPNK
- a CDS encoding purple acid phosphatase family protein, with protein sequence MKTNLFRARTALAAAVTAAVVSTSFVVPTQAFAQADDAPLPGHVLVGVGTDETEVILSWTSVSDDVANQQVQVAPASAGLSRNTESIDARSAGSADKGLFGYAATVSDLKPSTEYVYRIGDGEHWGEEHRFTTGSGADDWKMLFFGDPQIGADDIERDGKAWHTVTDQALKNNADAELLVTGGDHVDNKNHNRDGYDQLFHANALNSVPTAANRGNDDTRVEPFGSYFVRPNVDPEGNYFFHHNNALIVSLDTSATNTPSIEADRQFVHDVVTREGASADWVIVTFHHSLYSEGAHKNDPEINRLRDALAPTFSEVGVDLVLSGHDHSYSRSHLIDGTTPNIPNELAAPGDAFHQGDSEVLYITANSSTGSQFYDLHDNDGKAHPEATVDQMRAEGWTRHTTAFAQQDYSPDYSQITITADTLKVSTRNAADDSIIDEVTLSKNPVPVPEGTLSPEEAQKNIASSRASMAFATVIAMISGVALLLAAPILQAANGFRLDIRDVGEISVNKDSGSSFKKH